The Nitrospirota bacterium sequence ATCGCCATGGTTCCAGTAACCGACTTCCTCGCCATAGTAATACGACTTGGTCTTGATCTCCTTGCCGTGGGCGTTGGGATCCAGGGTGATGTTGAAGGGATCTTCGCCCGTGTGCACCGCCAACCCGGCGCCGGACCAGGGCGTGGCATTCCAGATACCCGCCTTGTAGTTGCCGGCCCAGGTATGTTGCCCGCTGCCGAACTTGCCCACGTTGCCGGTGATGATCAACACCATCGCCGCCGCGCGGGCAGACGCCGTCATGTGGAAATAATGGTTCGTCCCTTCGCCGTTGTGAATGGCGTGCGGCTTGATGGTCCCCGCGTCGCGCGCCCACCGGACGATGAGGTCCTTGGGCGCCCGGTTGATCTGGTGCACGGTGTCCAGATCATAGTCTTGGAAATGCACCAGGTACATCTGCCAGACCGGCATCACGTCGATTTCCCGGCCGTTGAGCAGCTTCACCCGGTAGGTGCCGTGCAAGGCCGCATCGATGCCGCTCTTCCGATAGTGATAGCCGACCAATTCCCGATGCAGCGGCACCGCCTGGTTCTTGTTGAGGTCCCAGACCATCATGCCGCCCAGCCGCTCGATCTGCTCCGGCTTCAACGACTGCACCCGGCCCGAATAGCTCTTCGAGAAGTCCGGGAACTGATAGTCTTTGATCACGTCGCGCGGATCCAGGTATTGCAACGTGTCGGTCCGCACGAGAATCGGCGCGTCCGTAAACTCCTTCAGAAAGTCGATGTCGTGCATGTTCTCGTCCACGATGATCTTCATCGCGCCCAAGAACAACGCACCGTCCGAGTTATTGCGGACCGGAATCCAATAATCTGCCCGGTAGGCGACGGGGTTATACTCCGGCGTGATCACCACGATCCGGGCGCCCCGCTCGATGGATTCCAGCTTCCAGTGGGCTTCCGGCATCTTGTTCTCGACGAAGTTCTTGCCCCAACTCGTGTTGAGCTTGGAGAACCGCATGTCTGCGAGGTCGATGTCGGATGTTTGGACGCCCGCCCACCACGGATGCGCCGGATTCTGATCGCCGTGCCAGGTGTAATTGGAGAAATAGCGGCCGCCCTGCGCCTGCGCCGGTCCGACCTTGCGGATCCAGGTGTCCAGCAAGGCCCAGCAGCCGCCGTTCATCCGGGTCACCCCCATCTTGCCGATGATGCCGAGCACCGGCATGCCCGCGCGCATCTTGAAGCACCGGGTGCCCGCGCCCTTCATCATCTCG is a genomic window containing:
- a CDS encoding molybdopterin-dependent oxidoreductase, which translates into the protein MRAGMPVLGIIGKMGVTRMNGGCWALLDTWIRKVGPAQAQGGRYFSNYTWHGDQNPAHPWWAGVQTSDIDLADMRFSKLNTSWGKNFVENKMPEAHWKLESIERGARIVVITPEYNPVAYRADYWIPVRNNSDGALFLGAMKIIVDENMHDIDFLKEFTDAPILVRTDTLQYLDPRDVIKDYQFPDFSKSYSGRVQSLKPEQIERLGGMMVWDLNKNQAVPLHRELVGYHYRKSGIDAALHGTYRVKLLNGREIDVMPVWQMYLVHFQDYDLDTVHQINRAPKDLIVRWARDAGTIKPHAIHNGEGTNHYFHMTASARAAAMVLIITGNVGKFGSGQHTWAGNYKAGIWNATPWSGAGLAVHTGEDPFNITLDPNAHGKEIKTKSYYYGEEVGYWNHGD